Proteins from a genomic interval of Anatilimnocola floriformis:
- a CDS encoding DUF1559 domain-containing protein, with translation MVTRSNRRAFTLIELLVVIAIIGVLIALLLPAVQAAREAARRTSCLNNVTQLGLAVHNFEFHFEKLPPGTVNDEGPVRNEAKGTHVSWIVKILPYLEQRALAKRFHEADGAYADVNAPVRGAQIRVLQCASDGVPMTNQAGTIARSNYAGCHHDAEAPIDKDNRGLLFLNSQVRHSQIFDGSSSTLLIGEMLDSPDGLGWVSGTRATLRNTGALETGEAYLAAGNSLGGDKQKLGPLYVGGFGSYHPGGVNIGLADGCTRFLSLQIDPQTLRQLGNRADGEIMKLY, from the coding sequence ATGGTCACCCGTTCCAACCGCCGAGCATTCACGCTGATCGAGCTACTCGTGGTAATCGCCATCATTGGTGTGCTGATCGCTCTGCTGCTGCCCGCAGTGCAGGCTGCGAGAGAAGCGGCGAGGCGCACTTCGTGCCTCAATAACGTCACGCAACTGGGACTCGCCGTGCACAACTTCGAATTCCATTTTGAAAAGCTTCCGCCGGGCACTGTCAACGACGAGGGGCCGGTGCGGAATGAAGCCAAGGGAACTCATGTGAGCTGGATTGTGAAGATCCTCCCTTACCTGGAACAAAGAGCGCTGGCCAAACGCTTCCATGAAGCCGACGGCGCTTATGCCGATGTGAACGCACCCGTACGAGGAGCACAGATCCGCGTCTTGCAATGCGCCTCGGACGGCGTGCCGATGACGAACCAGGCCGGAACGATTGCCCGCAGCAACTATGCCGGCTGTCATCACGATGCCGAAGCTCCGATCGACAAAGACAATCGCGGCTTGCTCTTTCTCAACAGCCAGGTACGGCACTCGCAGATTTTCGACGGCAGCTCGTCGACCTTGTTGATTGGTGAGATGCTCGATTCGCCGGACGGCTTGGGATGGGTCTCGGGAACTCGCGCCACGCTGCGGAACACGGGCGCACTGGAAACCGGAGAGGCATACCTGGCCGCGGGGAACTCACTTGGCGGCGACAAGCAAAAACTCGGACCACTCTATGTGGGCGGTTTTGGGAGTTATCACCCGGGTGGAGTGAACATCGGACTTGCTGATGGCTGCACGAGGTTTCTGTCGCTGCAGATTGATCCACAAACGTTACGCCAGCTTGGAAATCGTGCGGACGGGGAGATCATGAAGCTCTATTGA